One genomic segment of Melospiza melodia melodia isolate bMelMel2 chromosome 22, bMelMel2.pri, whole genome shotgun sequence includes these proteins:
- the DAB2IP gene encoding disabled homolog 2-interacting protein isoform X3, whose protein sequence is MPSGIAEKNPSMEPAATTPFRVTGFLSRRLKGSIKRTKSQPKLDRNSSFRHILPGFRSVDHERSHLMPRLKESRSHESLLSPSSAVEALDLSMEEEVVIKPVHSSILGQDYCFEVTTSSGSKCFSCRSAAERDKWMENLRRAVHPNKDNSRRVENMLKLWIIEAKDLPAKKKYLCELCLDDVLYARTTCKLKTDNVFWGEHFEFNNLPSLKNITVHLYKETDKKKKKDKTNFIGQVNIPVSSVTGRQFVEKWYPVVSPNPGKGKAPGPMIRIKSRYQSMSILPMEMYKEFAEYITNNYMVLCSVLEPSLSVKNKEEMASALVHILQSTGKAKDFLTDLMMSEVDRCGENEHLIFRENTLATKAIEEYLKLVGQKYLQDALGEFIKALYESDENCEVDPSKCSSSDLPEHQGNLKMCCELAFCKIINSYCVFPRELKEVFASWRQECSNRGRPDISERLISASLFLRFLCPAIMSPSLFSLLQEYPDDRTARTLTLIAKVTQNLANFAKFGSKEEYMSFMNQFLEHEWTNMQRFLLEISNPETISNTAGFEGYIDLGRELSTLHSLLWEVISQLEQGTATKLGPLPRILRDVNAALSNPACVQVSVTAEHAASTPSAGNSISAGLQKMVIENDLSGLIDFTRLPSPTPENKDLFFVTRSAGAQPSPARSSSYSEANEPDVQMSNGSKSLSMVDLQDNRLLDSGANAPGTADSLNDSQSSLGQLQGVWSTRTQQNSVTGMATVRRVGQTPTTPSGESAPGRPQLLAPLSFQNPVYQMAAGLPLSPRGLGDSGSECHSSLSSHSNSEELTANKHGFAGPAAGEDFSRRPGELARRQLSLTEKGGQPTMPRQNSAGPQRRIDQPPPPPPPVSRGRTPPSLLNTVQYQRPSSGSMMSSSPDWPGSGARLRQQSSSSKGDSPEMKQRTMHKQYQQDLVVLQDKLRISNKKLEEYETRFKCQEETTQKLVLEYQARLEESEERLRRQQEDKEIQMKGIISRLMSVEEELKKDHAEMQAAVDSKQKIIDAQEKRIASLDAANARLMSALTQLKERYSMQTRNGISPTNPTKLQITENGEFRNSSNC, encoded by the exons ATCCCATCTAATGCCGAGGCTGAAGGAGTCGCGCTCCCACGAGTCCCTGCTCAGTCCCAGTAGTGCTGTTGAGGCTCTGGATCTCAGCATGGAGGAGGAGGTGGTCATCAAGCCAGTCCACAGCAGCATCCTGGGACAAGACTACTGCTTTGAG GTGACGACTTCATCAGGCAGCAAATGCTTCTCGTGCCGTTCGGCGGCGGAGCGAGATAAATGGATGGAGAACCTGCGGCGCGCCGTGCACCCCAACAAG GACAACAGCAGAAGGGTAGAGAATATGTTAAAGTTATGGATTATTGAAGCCAAGGACCTGCCAGCTAAGAAAAAGTACCTGTGTGAATTATGCCTGGATGACGTTCTTTATGCACGAACTACCTGTAAATTGAAAACTGATAATGTCTTTTGGGGGGAGCACTTTGAATTTAATAACCTCCCATCGCTCAAAAACATTACTGTGCACTTATACAAAGAGactgacaagaagaagaagaaggacaagaccaACTTCATTGGGCAGGTGAACATCCCTGTGAGCTCGGTGACGGGCCGGCAGTTTGTGGAGAAATGGTACCCAGTGGTGAGCCCCAACCCCGGCAAGGGCAAGGCCCCAGGGCCCATGATCCGCATCAAATCCCGCTACCAGAGCATGAGCATCCTCCCCATGGAGATGTACAAGGAGTTTGCTGAGTACATCACCAACAACTACATGGTGCTGTGCTCGGTGCTGGAGCCCTCGCTGAGCGTCAAGAACAAGGAGGAGATGGCGTCAGCGCTGGTGCACATCCTGCAGAGCACGGGCAAGGCCAAG GATTTCTTGACTGACCTGATGATGTCTGAAGTTGATCGCTGTGGTGAGAATGAGCATCTCATTTTCAGGGAGAACACACTGGCCACCAAAGCAATTGAAGAATACCTGAAGCTGGTGGGGCAGAAATACTTACAAGATGCCTTAG GGGAGTTCATCAAGGCACTGTATGAATCAGATGAAAACTGTGAGGTGGATCCCAGCAAATGTTCATCTTCGGACCTCCCCGAACATCAGGGCAACCTGAAGATGTGCTGTGAGCTGGCCTTCTGCAAGATCATCAACTCCTACTG CGTCTTCCCAAGAGAGCTCAAAGAAGTTTTTGCCTCGTGGAGACAGGAGTGCAGCAACCGAGGCCGGCCCGACATCAGCGAGCGGCTGATCAGCGCCTCGCTGTTCCTGCGCTTCCTGTGCCCGGCCATCATGTCCCCGTCCCTGTTCAGCCTGCTCCAGGAGTACCCCGACGACCGCACCGCGCGCACCCTGACCCTCATCGCCAAGGTCACCCAGAACCTCGCCAACTTTGCCAA GTTTGGCAGCAAAGAGGAATACATGTCCTTTATGAATCAGTTCCTGGAACATGAATGGACTAACATGCAGAGATTTCTCCTGGAGATTTCCAATCCTGAAACCATCTCAAACACAGCTGGCTTTGAGGGCTACATTGACCTGGGCCGGGAACTGTCCACGTTGCACTCACTACTCTGGGAagtcatttcccagctggagcag ggcactgccaccAAACTGGGGCCTCTGCCCCGGATCCTGCGGGACGTCAACGCCGCTCTCAGTAACCCGGCCTGCGTGCAGGTGTCGGTCACGGCCGAGCACGCCGCCTCCACGCCCAGTGCTGGCAACAGcatctctgcagggctgcagaaAATGGTCATAGAGAATGACTTATCTGG TCTGATAGATTTCACACGGTTACCATCTCCAACCCCTGAAAACAAGGACTTGTTTTTTGTCACAAGGTCTGCTGGGGCCCAGCCCTCGCCTGCCCGAAGCTCCAGTTACTCAGAGGCCAATGAGCCCGACGTGCAGATGTCTAATGGCAGCAAGAGTTTGTCCATGGTGGACTTGCAGGACAATCGGCTCTTGGACAGCGGGGCCAACGCGCCCGGCACAGCCGACTCGCTCAATGACAGTCAGTCGTCCCTGGGGCAGTTGCAGGGCGTTTGGAGCACACGGACTCAGCAGAACAGCGTGACGGGCATGGCCACCGTGCGCCGGGTGGGCCAGACCCCCACCACGCCAAGCGGCGAGAGCGCGCCCGGCCGGCCGCAGCTGCTGGCGCCGCTGTCCTTCCAGAACCCCGTGTACCAGATGGCCGCCGGGCTGCCGCTGTCCCCCCGCGGCCTGGGCGACTCCGGCTCCGAGTGCCACAGCTCGCTCAGCTCCCACAGCAACAGCGAGGAGCTGACGGCCAACAAGCACGGCttcgccggccccgccgcgggcgAGGACTTCTCGCGCCGGCCGGGGGAGCTGGCCCGGCGGCAGCTGTCGCTGACCGAGAAGGGCGGCCAGCCCACGATGCCGCGGCAGAACAGCGCGGGGCCGCAGCGCCGCATCGAccagccgcccccgccgcccccgcccgtcAGCCGCGGCCGCACGCCGCCCTCCCTGCTGAACACGGTGCAGTACCAGCGACCTTCCAGCGGCAGCATGATGTCCTCTTCGCCCGACTGGCCCGGCAGCGGGGCGCGGCTCCGGCAGCAGTCCTCCTCCTCCAAGGGTGACAGCCCCGAGATGAAGCAGCGCACGATGCACAAACAG TACCAGCAGGACCTGGTGGTGCTGCAGGACAAGCTCCGCATCTCCAACAAGAAGCTGGAGGAATATGAGACTCGCTTCAAATGCCAGGAGGAGACCACGCAGAAGCTGGTGCTGGAGtaccaggccaggctggaggagagCGAGGAGCGGCTCCGGAGGCAGCAGGAGGATAAGGAGATCCAGATGAAGGGCATCATCAGCAG ACTGATGTCAGTTGAGGAGGAGTTAAAGAAGGACCACGCTGAAATGCAGGCTGCTGTGGATTCCAAGCAGAAGATCATCGATGCACAG GAGAAACGCATTGCTTCCCTGGATGCTGCCAACGCACGGCTAATGAGTGCCCTTACTCAGCTGAAAGAGAGGTACAGCATGCAGACACGTAATGGGATCTCCCCCACAAACCCAACTAAATTGCAGATTACAGAGAATGGAGAATTCAGAAACAGCAGTAATTGTTAA
- the DAB2IP gene encoding disabled homolog 2-interacting protein isoform X1, protein MLEKGLHAVIPSHRVGKGARCNTKEETQPLMDAALIHKSESPPERCGQRRGMPSGIAEKNPSMEPAATTPFRVTGFLSRRLKGSIKRTKSQPKLDRNSSFRHILPGFRSVDHERSHLMPRLKESRSHESLLSPSSAVEALDLSMEEEVVIKPVHSSILGQDYCFEVTTSSGSKCFSCRSAAERDKWMENLRRAVHPNKDNSRRVENMLKLWIIEAKDLPAKKKYLCELCLDDVLYARTTCKLKTDNVFWGEHFEFNNLPSLKNITVHLYKETDKKKKKDKTNFIGQVNIPVSSVTGRQFVEKWYPVVSPNPGKGKAPGPMIRIKSRYQSMSILPMEMYKEFAEYITNNYMVLCSVLEPSLSVKNKEEMASALVHILQSTGKAKDFLTDLMMSEVDRCGENEHLIFRENTLATKAIEEYLKLVGQKYLQDALGEFIKALYESDENCEVDPSKCSSSDLPEHQGNLKMCCELAFCKIINSYCVFPRELKEVFASWRQECSNRGRPDISERLISASLFLRFLCPAIMSPSLFSLLQEYPDDRTARTLTLIAKVTQNLANFAKFGSKEEYMSFMNQFLEHEWTNMQRFLLEISNPETISNTAGFEGYIDLGRELSTLHSLLWEVISQLEQGTATKLGPLPRILRDVNAALSNPACVQVSVTAEHAASTPSAGNSISAGLQKMVIENDLSGLIDFTRLPSPTPENKDLFFVTRSAGAQPSPARSSSYSEANEPDVQMSNGSKSLSMVDLQDNRLLDSGANAPGTADSLNDSQSSLGQLQGVWSTRTQQNSVTGMATVRRVGQTPTTPSGESAPGRPQLLAPLSFQNPVYQMAAGLPLSPRGLGDSGSECHSSLSSHSNSEELTANKHGFAGPAAGEDFSRRPGELARRQLSLTEKGGQPTMPRQNSAGPQRRIDQPPPPPPPVSRGRTPPSLLNTVQYQRPSSGSMMSSSPDWPGSGARLRQQSSSSKGDSPEMKQRTMHKQAPSPVNPNALDRTAAWLLNMNMQFLEDESIDPDSKHRDKLRNKDELSQAEKYQQDLVVLQDKLRISNKKLEEYETRFKCQEETTQKLVLEYQARLEESEERLRRQQEDKEIQMKGIISRLMSVEEELKKDHAEMQAAVDSKQKIIDAQEKRIASLDAANARLMSALTQLKERYSMQTRNGISPTNPTKLQITENGEFRNSSNC, encoded by the exons ATCCCATCTAATGCCGAGGCTGAAGGAGTCGCGCTCCCACGAGTCCCTGCTCAGTCCCAGTAGTGCTGTTGAGGCTCTGGATCTCAGCATGGAGGAGGAGGTGGTCATCAAGCCAGTCCACAGCAGCATCCTGGGACAAGACTACTGCTTTGAG GTGACGACTTCATCAGGCAGCAAATGCTTCTCGTGCCGTTCGGCGGCGGAGCGAGATAAATGGATGGAGAACCTGCGGCGCGCCGTGCACCCCAACAAG GACAACAGCAGAAGGGTAGAGAATATGTTAAAGTTATGGATTATTGAAGCCAAGGACCTGCCAGCTAAGAAAAAGTACCTGTGTGAATTATGCCTGGATGACGTTCTTTATGCACGAACTACCTGTAAATTGAAAACTGATAATGTCTTTTGGGGGGAGCACTTTGAATTTAATAACCTCCCATCGCTCAAAAACATTACTGTGCACTTATACAAAGAGactgacaagaagaagaagaaggacaagaccaACTTCATTGGGCAGGTGAACATCCCTGTGAGCTCGGTGACGGGCCGGCAGTTTGTGGAGAAATGGTACCCAGTGGTGAGCCCCAACCCCGGCAAGGGCAAGGCCCCAGGGCCCATGATCCGCATCAAATCCCGCTACCAGAGCATGAGCATCCTCCCCATGGAGATGTACAAGGAGTTTGCTGAGTACATCACCAACAACTACATGGTGCTGTGCTCGGTGCTGGAGCCCTCGCTGAGCGTCAAGAACAAGGAGGAGATGGCGTCAGCGCTGGTGCACATCCTGCAGAGCACGGGCAAGGCCAAG GATTTCTTGACTGACCTGATGATGTCTGAAGTTGATCGCTGTGGTGAGAATGAGCATCTCATTTTCAGGGAGAACACACTGGCCACCAAAGCAATTGAAGAATACCTGAAGCTGGTGGGGCAGAAATACTTACAAGATGCCTTAG GGGAGTTCATCAAGGCACTGTATGAATCAGATGAAAACTGTGAGGTGGATCCCAGCAAATGTTCATCTTCGGACCTCCCCGAACATCAGGGCAACCTGAAGATGTGCTGTGAGCTGGCCTTCTGCAAGATCATCAACTCCTACTG CGTCTTCCCAAGAGAGCTCAAAGAAGTTTTTGCCTCGTGGAGACAGGAGTGCAGCAACCGAGGCCGGCCCGACATCAGCGAGCGGCTGATCAGCGCCTCGCTGTTCCTGCGCTTCCTGTGCCCGGCCATCATGTCCCCGTCCCTGTTCAGCCTGCTCCAGGAGTACCCCGACGACCGCACCGCGCGCACCCTGACCCTCATCGCCAAGGTCACCCAGAACCTCGCCAACTTTGCCAA GTTTGGCAGCAAAGAGGAATACATGTCCTTTATGAATCAGTTCCTGGAACATGAATGGACTAACATGCAGAGATTTCTCCTGGAGATTTCCAATCCTGAAACCATCTCAAACACAGCTGGCTTTGAGGGCTACATTGACCTGGGCCGGGAACTGTCCACGTTGCACTCACTACTCTGGGAagtcatttcccagctggagcag ggcactgccaccAAACTGGGGCCTCTGCCCCGGATCCTGCGGGACGTCAACGCCGCTCTCAGTAACCCGGCCTGCGTGCAGGTGTCGGTCACGGCCGAGCACGCCGCCTCCACGCCCAGTGCTGGCAACAGcatctctgcagggctgcagaaAATGGTCATAGAGAATGACTTATCTGG TCTGATAGATTTCACACGGTTACCATCTCCAACCCCTGAAAACAAGGACTTGTTTTTTGTCACAAGGTCTGCTGGGGCCCAGCCCTCGCCTGCCCGAAGCTCCAGTTACTCAGAGGCCAATGAGCCCGACGTGCAGATGTCTAATGGCAGCAAGAGTTTGTCCATGGTGGACTTGCAGGACAATCGGCTCTTGGACAGCGGGGCCAACGCGCCCGGCACAGCCGACTCGCTCAATGACAGTCAGTCGTCCCTGGGGCAGTTGCAGGGCGTTTGGAGCACACGGACTCAGCAGAACAGCGTGACGGGCATGGCCACCGTGCGCCGGGTGGGCCAGACCCCCACCACGCCAAGCGGCGAGAGCGCGCCCGGCCGGCCGCAGCTGCTGGCGCCGCTGTCCTTCCAGAACCCCGTGTACCAGATGGCCGCCGGGCTGCCGCTGTCCCCCCGCGGCCTGGGCGACTCCGGCTCCGAGTGCCACAGCTCGCTCAGCTCCCACAGCAACAGCGAGGAGCTGACGGCCAACAAGCACGGCttcgccggccccgccgcgggcgAGGACTTCTCGCGCCGGCCGGGGGAGCTGGCCCGGCGGCAGCTGTCGCTGACCGAGAAGGGCGGCCAGCCCACGATGCCGCGGCAGAACAGCGCGGGGCCGCAGCGCCGCATCGAccagccgcccccgccgcccccgcccgtcAGCCGCGGCCGCACGCCGCCCTCCCTGCTGAACACGGTGCAGTACCAGCGACCTTCCAGCGGCAGCATGATGTCCTCTTCGCCCGACTGGCCCGGCAGCGGGGCGCGGCTCCGGCAGCAGTCCTCCTCCTCCAAGGGTGACAGCCCCGAGATGAAGCAGCGCACGATGCACAAACAG GCCCCTTCTCCTGTGAACCCCAATGCCCTGGACCGCACTGCTGCTTGGCTTTTGAATATGAACATGCAGTTTTTAGAAGATGAAAGCATTGACCCAGATTCCAAGCACAGGGATAAGCTCAGGAATAAGGACGAGCTCAGCCAAGCAGAAAAG TACCAGCAGGACCTGGTGGTGCTGCAGGACAAGCTCCGCATCTCCAACAAGAAGCTGGAGGAATATGAGACTCGCTTCAAATGCCAGGAGGAGACCACGCAGAAGCTGGTGCTGGAGtaccaggccaggctggaggagagCGAGGAGCGGCTCCGGAGGCAGCAGGAGGATAAGGAGATCCAGATGAAGGGCATCATCAGCAG ACTGATGTCAGTTGAGGAGGAGTTAAAGAAGGACCACGCTGAAATGCAGGCTGCTGTGGATTCCAAGCAGAAGATCATCGATGCACAG GAGAAACGCATTGCTTCCCTGGATGCTGCCAACGCACGGCTAATGAGTGCCCTTACTCAGCTGAAAGAGAGGTACAGCATGCAGACACGTAATGGGATCTCCCCCACAAACCCAACTAAATTGCAGATTACAGAGAATGGAGAATTCAGAAACAGCAGTAATTGTTAA
- the DAB2IP gene encoding disabled homolog 2-interacting protein isoform X6: protein MSMNSRKSSGRPSYYYRLLRRSRLQRQRSRSRSRNRLSRESPPERCGQRRGMPSGIAEKNPSMEPAATTPFRVTGFLSRRLKGSIKRTKSQPKLDRNSSFRHILPGFRSVDHERSHLMPRLKESRSHESLLSPSSAVEALDLSMEEEVVIKPVHSSILGQDYCFEVTTSSGSKCFSCRSAAERDKWMENLRRAVHPNKDNSRRVENMLKLWIIEAKDLPAKKKYLCELCLDDVLYARTTCKLKTDNVFWGEHFEFNNLPSLKNITVHLYKETDKKKKKDKTNFIGQVNIPVSSVTGRQFVEKWYPVVSPNPGKGKAPGPMIRIKSRYQSMSILPMEMYKEFAEYITNNYMVLCSVLEPSLSVKNKEEMASALVHILQSTGKAKDFLTDLMMSEVDRCGENEHLIFRENTLATKAIEEYLKLVGQKYLQDALGEFIKALYESDENCEVDPSKCSSSDLPEHQGNLKMCCELAFCKIINSYCVFPRELKEVFASWRQECSNRGRPDISERLISASLFLRFLCPAIMSPSLFSLLQEYPDDRTARTLTLIAKVTQNLANFAKFGSKEEYMSFMNQFLEHEWTNMQRFLLEISNPETISNTAGFEGYIDLGRELSTLHSLLWEVISQLEQGTATKLGPLPRILRDVNAALSNPACVQVSVTAEHAASTPSAGNSISAGLQKMVIENDLSGLIDFTRLPSPTPENKDLFFVTRSAGAQPSPARSSSYSEANEPDVQMSNGSKSLSMVDLQDNRLLDSGANAPGTADSLNDSQSSLGQLQGVWSTRTQQNSVTGMATVRRVGQTPTTPSGESAPGRPQLLAPLSFQNPVYQMAAGLPLSPRGLGDSGSECHSSLSSHSNSEELTANKHGFAGPAAGEDFSRRPGELARRQLSLTEKGGQPTMPRQNSAGPQRRIDQPPPPPPPVSRGRTPPSLLNTVQYQRPSSGSMMSSSPDWPGSGARLRQQSSSSKGDSPEMKQRTMHKQAPSPVNPNALDRTAAWLLNMNMQFLEDESIDPDSKHRDKLRNKDELSQAEKYQQDLVVLQDKLRISNKKLEEYETRFKCQEETTQKLVLEYQARLEESEERLRRQQEDKEIQMKGIISRLMSVEEELKKDHAEMQAAVDSKQKIIDAQEKRIASLDAANARLMSALTQLKERYSMQTRNGISPTNPTKLQITENGEFRNSSNC from the exons ATCCCATCTAATGCCGAGGCTGAAGGAGTCGCGCTCCCACGAGTCCCTGCTCAGTCCCAGTAGTGCTGTTGAGGCTCTGGATCTCAGCATGGAGGAGGAGGTGGTCATCAAGCCAGTCCACAGCAGCATCCTGGGACAAGACTACTGCTTTGAG GTGACGACTTCATCAGGCAGCAAATGCTTCTCGTGCCGTTCGGCGGCGGAGCGAGATAAATGGATGGAGAACCTGCGGCGCGCCGTGCACCCCAACAAG GACAACAGCAGAAGGGTAGAGAATATGTTAAAGTTATGGATTATTGAAGCCAAGGACCTGCCAGCTAAGAAAAAGTACCTGTGTGAATTATGCCTGGATGACGTTCTTTATGCACGAACTACCTGTAAATTGAAAACTGATAATGTCTTTTGGGGGGAGCACTTTGAATTTAATAACCTCCCATCGCTCAAAAACATTACTGTGCACTTATACAAAGAGactgacaagaagaagaagaaggacaagaccaACTTCATTGGGCAGGTGAACATCCCTGTGAGCTCGGTGACGGGCCGGCAGTTTGTGGAGAAATGGTACCCAGTGGTGAGCCCCAACCCCGGCAAGGGCAAGGCCCCAGGGCCCATGATCCGCATCAAATCCCGCTACCAGAGCATGAGCATCCTCCCCATGGAGATGTACAAGGAGTTTGCTGAGTACATCACCAACAACTACATGGTGCTGTGCTCGGTGCTGGAGCCCTCGCTGAGCGTCAAGAACAAGGAGGAGATGGCGTCAGCGCTGGTGCACATCCTGCAGAGCACGGGCAAGGCCAAG GATTTCTTGACTGACCTGATGATGTCTGAAGTTGATCGCTGTGGTGAGAATGAGCATCTCATTTTCAGGGAGAACACACTGGCCACCAAAGCAATTGAAGAATACCTGAAGCTGGTGGGGCAGAAATACTTACAAGATGCCTTAG GGGAGTTCATCAAGGCACTGTATGAATCAGATGAAAACTGTGAGGTGGATCCCAGCAAATGTTCATCTTCGGACCTCCCCGAACATCAGGGCAACCTGAAGATGTGCTGTGAGCTGGCCTTCTGCAAGATCATCAACTCCTACTG CGTCTTCCCAAGAGAGCTCAAAGAAGTTTTTGCCTCGTGGAGACAGGAGTGCAGCAACCGAGGCCGGCCCGACATCAGCGAGCGGCTGATCAGCGCCTCGCTGTTCCTGCGCTTCCTGTGCCCGGCCATCATGTCCCCGTCCCTGTTCAGCCTGCTCCAGGAGTACCCCGACGACCGCACCGCGCGCACCCTGACCCTCATCGCCAAGGTCACCCAGAACCTCGCCAACTTTGCCAA GTTTGGCAGCAAAGAGGAATACATGTCCTTTATGAATCAGTTCCTGGAACATGAATGGACTAACATGCAGAGATTTCTCCTGGAGATTTCCAATCCTGAAACCATCTCAAACACAGCTGGCTTTGAGGGCTACATTGACCTGGGCCGGGAACTGTCCACGTTGCACTCACTACTCTGGGAagtcatttcccagctggagcag ggcactgccaccAAACTGGGGCCTCTGCCCCGGATCCTGCGGGACGTCAACGCCGCTCTCAGTAACCCGGCCTGCGTGCAGGTGTCGGTCACGGCCGAGCACGCCGCCTCCACGCCCAGTGCTGGCAACAGcatctctgcagggctgcagaaAATGGTCATAGAGAATGACTTATCTGG TCTGATAGATTTCACACGGTTACCATCTCCAACCCCTGAAAACAAGGACTTGTTTTTTGTCACAAGGTCTGCTGGGGCCCAGCCCTCGCCTGCCCGAAGCTCCAGTTACTCAGAGGCCAATGAGCCCGACGTGCAGATGTCTAATGGCAGCAAGAGTTTGTCCATGGTGGACTTGCAGGACAATCGGCTCTTGGACAGCGGGGCCAACGCGCCCGGCACAGCCGACTCGCTCAATGACAGTCAGTCGTCCCTGGGGCAGTTGCAGGGCGTTTGGAGCACACGGACTCAGCAGAACAGCGTGACGGGCATGGCCACCGTGCGCCGGGTGGGCCAGACCCCCACCACGCCAAGCGGCGAGAGCGCGCCCGGCCGGCCGCAGCTGCTGGCGCCGCTGTCCTTCCAGAACCCCGTGTACCAGATGGCCGCCGGGCTGCCGCTGTCCCCCCGCGGCCTGGGCGACTCCGGCTCCGAGTGCCACAGCTCGCTCAGCTCCCACAGCAACAGCGAGGAGCTGACGGCCAACAAGCACGGCttcgccggccccgccgcgggcgAGGACTTCTCGCGCCGGCCGGGGGAGCTGGCCCGGCGGCAGCTGTCGCTGACCGAGAAGGGCGGCCAGCCCACGATGCCGCGGCAGAACAGCGCGGGGCCGCAGCGCCGCATCGAccagccgcccccgccgcccccgcccgtcAGCCGCGGCCGCACGCCGCCCTCCCTGCTGAACACGGTGCAGTACCAGCGACCTTCCAGCGGCAGCATGATGTCCTCTTCGCCCGACTGGCCCGGCAGCGGGGCGCGGCTCCGGCAGCAGTCCTCCTCCTCCAAGGGTGACAGCCCCGAGATGAAGCAGCGCACGATGCACAAACAG GCCCCTTCTCCTGTGAACCCCAATGCCCTGGACCGCACTGCTGCTTGGCTTTTGAATATGAACATGCAGTTTTTAGAAGATGAAAGCATTGACCCAGATTCCAAGCACAGGGATAAGCTCAGGAATAAGGACGAGCTCAGCCAAGCAGAAAAG TACCAGCAGGACCTGGTGGTGCTGCAGGACAAGCTCCGCATCTCCAACAAGAAGCTGGAGGAATATGAGACTCGCTTCAAATGCCAGGAGGAGACCACGCAGAAGCTGGTGCTGGAGtaccaggccaggctggaggagagCGAGGAGCGGCTCCGGAGGCAGCAGGAGGATAAGGAGATCCAGATGAAGGGCATCATCAGCAG ACTGATGTCAGTTGAGGAGGAGTTAAAGAAGGACCACGCTGAAATGCAGGCTGCTGTGGATTCCAAGCAGAAGATCATCGATGCACAG GAGAAACGCATTGCTTCCCTGGATGCTGCCAACGCACGGCTAATGAGTGCCCTTACTCAGCTGAAAGAGAGGTACAGCATGCAGACACGTAATGGGATCTCCCCCACAAACCCAACTAAATTGCAGATTACAGAGAATGGAGAATTCAGAAACAGCAGTAATTGTTAA